In Halictus rubicundus isolate RS-2024b chromosome 1, iyHalRubi1_principal, whole genome shotgun sequence, the sequence ATGGCACGACAATGTACGTGTAGAGATAAATAAGCGTCATTAGAATGTCCCAGTAAAATCTACACGAACGTGTAACAACTTTAATAAAGAATATAAATTACATTGCGCTAAAGAAAATTACCTGAACTCGCTGCACGGATGAATTATCCACCAATACGAGGACCGTCCGTGTCTTCGTTTCTCGAAAGCAATCGCAGCATAACTGCGTAACGTGTTGTGTGTTAGAGGATGGTTCTCGGAAACCAGAATCAGCTTTTGGAACTTCCGTTTCCAGCGGGTATAAAATTTCGCGTTAGGCGGTAACTTCGGTAAATTGCTCCGCGACGTTTTCGGTAGCTCGCAAACGTGAAcatctacaccttttttcaataatttgtcAACATGCATTGTATCACGTTTTTCATCAAATATCAAGATTTCACTGCAATCTTGCAAACGCACTATCTCCAAATTTGTTATTTACTAACTTCTGTTTGCTGttccattttttttctctctcaaaGCGTTTGATTCGCAATGAAGCGCGATGAAGAAGAAATTCCTTGTAAACTGTTCGACATCCAAAAATGGATTCCAGAATTTGTTATCGGTAAATAGAAAGTTATTCCTAGATGCTAGGcgtaaattaaatttcattcatctAGAGGAGACggattttaattataaaaatcaCCGCGGAAAAGCTTCGACAATTAACCAATATACAGCTTCGAAAGCGGCgtgaaaaatttatatattaattacaatatatatatatatatattatattattattgttctACACTGCGGTTCGAAAATCGTATTTACAGAAAGACCTAGACCAAATATCCTAAGTATAACATCACACATACACAAATTGAGTACTGATCAAATGAGTCTTAGGTACTACAAAACGTACTATTAATCGTTTTATACAGTAATGGCACCTCGCTGTACAAATTAATGAGTTGATGGACCGCTTACTGTCCTGTTTCTTGCTGCATGTTTACTATAGAATAATTTCGTTCTGAAGCCTAGATTTATACATAACTATGTACAGCGAATTATAGGCTTACGACCAATCACTTTAAAACGCAACGATCATGCACCGGTAATAAAACCTTGAGAAAGTTCTCGGATAAAAACATATCGGTCTAACGTTCTATTCGAACATATTTTTTCTAGCCAGGATTTCCCCAACGACGAACAAAGACActcgagaaataaaaatatacgaaCATCCACGAAAACTGTGTGCAATGAAAGCttgatatagaaaaatatatataatatacacatCGGTGGGTTTATTCGTCGTTGGCGAAATCACGTGTGTATGGAATGTATAGTGCGTCTATTCATTGCGAGTTACGTCTGTCCCTACTGCTCAACAGACACAGAATATACATGATGAATAACATCGAAAAAGATATCACGTTTCATATCTCCTAAATATTCCCTTTCTTTCGTTTGTACTTCAGACAATAGGAAACGAAAAGCGTTATGCTTTCGAGAGACTTTAATTGTTTGTTCGAAGAGCGAATTTGAAAGGGACACGAAGCCGATAGGTGGTTATTGCATTCTGGTCGAGTCCATAGGTCCTCGGACCCACGAGTTTCTGGTGCAAGTGCAATCTTCGATGTCCGTCGACGGTCACTTCGGTGGAACGAAAATTATCGGCTCGGCAACGTCGAAGTTCCACTGCCTGGAAGAGAAAAGAACGGAGTCAGttaatgtgaaaaattatttttacagatgTTAGATGATATGGACTTTTGAACTTCCATAGAAAAGATGGGGCACTCCATTTCAAAAAACAAAATTGACCTTTAAATCCTCCAAACGCAACCACTTATAGAAGGCATGCATTGTAACATCTGTAGAAATGATTTTTTGTACAACGCATAATTTAGAAGCTATTCGTGGTGATCGAGTTAGGCGTTTCACTTTGTATACTGAGAAATATTTCAGATTTGTGTACGAAGACGATGGTTTACATGAGGAATCAATTTACCtaggcatagaggatagttcTTACTACGTGAAATTGACGCGAACTTGTCCATGCGATCAATGTGAAGAAACCAAAAACCTAGATTTTAATCAGGACGATGGATTAATTAGCGAAGCAGTAAATATACTGCTCATGCGATATTTGGCATTGATTAATTATGAAGGGACATTGTCTTTCCAGACTATCAGCATAGATGGAGAATTGACAAGATCCAGTTatgtaagaaaataaaaatttgcgttGATCAGtgaaaacaatgaagtttttcCTAACAGGAATGTACTCCAGCCGAACGTATGGAAATAGATGGACACTTTTTAAATGCCTATACAATTGAGCGTAAAATACACAAACAGGATGGATGCGTGCATATTATAAAAACTTATTTAAGTTCGCATGGCAAAATACTACGGCACAATTGGTTGGATGTGCCTTATATCTTGAAAATGAATCCGCTGGCTGATCCAGCCATTGCCAGTAGCACAATAAGACTAGAAACTCCATTACAGGATCGTTGGGCAGAAGATATTGAAATGTTTTCGAAATATTTAGACAAGAAAGTAAAAGACTGCGATAAGTATTTGCAGTGGTCAGTATCGCAGAAAAATCAAAGACAtatgtttttcaatttttcatagtTCGCTAAGATGGCTGAACACACGGAGTATCTACTTAATCATCCAGAAGTGAAATACCTGATTACAGATTACACTCAAACGCTGCTCGTTGGTAAACACAACTGGATAACCAttctacaatttctttttaaacaggTCATATCTTTTGTTTAAAGAACTTTCCATTTTACAACGAGTTTAAATTTTACTGGTCTCCACAGTGAAACCCGAGGATGTAATTGACTTCACAATACAACATTTCAAAGCGTTTGCAAAAGATCCGATACCCTGGGAGACCAGTACAGAGGATGAGACTGATGATGTTGATGTAAAATCACAGCTAGCGGAGGACATATCGGAAGTTGTGTGCGGTATTTGTGGACGGAGCATAAAGTGTCCTGTGCCGAAGGAATCAAGATCTTCTAATGGAGAATATCAGGACATAGTAAGTACtttattaaccctttacactcggaactattttaactcgaaaaccaaacgtttatttttcttcttcctcaCTTTATGCGTACGAaactgatgcaatttactcataCAAtgcttaaatgtttagtaatttattaaatatgaacaaatttggtaacgtgaaaaatattttgaattattATCGAGACAAATGACTTTCAGCGTTCCTATGATTCTATGAAATCGGTTCAGTTGTATGATGCGGTCCCTTCAACTTCGTCTAAAAGCGAAACAAGTTCAGGAAAACGATCTACTACTCCTGAGGATGATTCAAAATTAGAAATTGCTTGCAGCAAGTGTCACGTAATCATGAAAACTTGTGACGAATACCAAGTAAATGTTTATGTTAAAAGCGTACTTCGTATATTGATATTTATTCATGTAATCGTTTAATTTCTAGCCTTTATCAAAATGTCCTGGATGCTTTAAAATAACCGATACATGTTCGAAATGTTCTATGATCGATCATATAATAAGTATGTTGAAGGGATAATACACAATACCTGTATCATTTTCTGCTGGGAGACATATCCTTATGCGAGTTACATATAACACAATTTTcctaaaatagaaaattacatTGTGAGCACTTGTAAGAACTTTTGAGTACTCGAAAATTAAGATACGCACCACTAGTTCGAAATTTGGTAAGCAATCTTCGTGGAACGAATGTTTGCAATAGAATACAACTAAGTTTCTTGATTctgcaataaataatatttgtaagaATACAATGAAAATGATGTTACAGCTGTTTTAGTTTTTGTTATTCTTATAGATACCTCTTACAATTATTTTCCTGTGGCAAGCTCCGCACATTTGATCATCTGACACAAAAGAATATCATGATTATTAATACTGTCACAACTAATGCTTTCTAATAAGAAAGGTACCAACCATCGATAAATATTCCTTTCTGGTGACATTTAACCAGCCTTTCgtgtaaattaaaataatcgtTGGACAAGGTCTTTTTGCAACCTTCTTGTACCGAAACTTGAAGATTATAATCGGACATCATTTTGACCAAAGCTTTCTTCAAGCCCGGTATCTCCAAGAACCGGTCTATCTTTTCTACCATTAGTCTCGGATCCACATAAGTCCCTATTTTCTGGAGGAGGAACGTGATCGCCTCTGAGAAAACACAGCTCTGTTTAGAAATAcatttatgtacagggtgtcccattaaTTCTGTTAAAAAGCGATATCtcca encodes:
- the LOC143356603 gene encoding ciliogenesis-associated TTC17-interacting protein-like is translated as ITSKKISRFISPKYSLSFVCTSDNRKRKALCFRETLIVCSKSEFERDTKPIGGYCILVESIGPRTHEFLVQVQSSMSVDGHFGGTKIIGSATSKFHCLEEKRTEFVYEDDGLHEESIYLGIEDSSYYVKLTRTCPCDQCEETKNLDFNQDDGLISEAVNILLMRYLALINYEGTLSFQTISIDGELTRSSYECTPAERMEIDGHFLNAYTIERKIHKQDGCVHIIKTYLSSHGKILRHNWLDVPYILKMNPLADPAIASSTIRLETPLQDRWAEDIEMFSKYLDKKFAKMAEHTEYLLNHPEVKYLITDYTQTLLVVKPEDVIDFTIQHFKAFAKDPIPWETSTEDETDDVDVKSQLAEDISEVVCGICGRSIKCPVPKESRSSNGEYQDIRSYDSMKSVQLYDAVPSTSSKSETSSGKRSTTPEDDSKLEIACSKCHVIMKTCDEYQPLSKCPGCFKITDTCSKCSMIDHIISMLKG